In a single window of the Natator depressus isolate rNatDep1 chromosome 24, rNatDep2.hap1, whole genome shotgun sequence genome:
- the APOA2 gene encoding apolipoprotein A-II, whose product MKVLVLAMVLLCVCSLEGAVVMRDAETPSSSLSDVFSQYFQTVSEYLSKQLPEKVKAEEIKTQAKAYLEQANEQFSPIAKRLHTEFMDLLTQLVETGKKAVQQ is encoded by the exons ATGAAGGTCTTGGTCTTGGCCATGGTGCTGCTCTGTGTGTGCAGCTTGGAAG GTGCTGTGGTGATGCGCGACGCAGAAACCCCAAGCTCCAGCCTCTCGGATGTCTTCTCCCAGTATTTCCAGACCGTGTCTGAATACTTGAGCAAGCAGTTGCCGGAGAAGGTGAAGGCCGAGGAGATAAAGACCCAGGCAAA GGCTTATCTGGAGCAGGCCAATGAGCAGTTTTCGCCTATCGCCAAGCGGCTGCACACCGAATTCATGGACCTCCTCACCCAGCTGGTGGAGACCGGGAAGAAGGCTGTGCAGCAGTGA